Part of the Natrialbaceae archaeon AArc-T1-2 genome, GTCGCGACTGCCCGTCCTCGACGGCGACGAGACGCTGACCGTCGACCGGGACGGAAAACGAGACGAGGTCTCGCCCCGGATCGCCGACCGAGAGTGATACTGCCGGACGCCGTCAAAACTGACGGTCAATCGTCGGCGGTCTGGGACGTGCCAGTCCCGGTTCCGGCTCCGGTCGACCGCACGTACCCCTGCAGGTACGCGCCGACGAACATGCCGGCGACGCCCCAGAGGATCGGGTAGTTACCGATGCCGAGACTCGCGTAGGCCGCGCCGGGACAGATCCCCGACAGCCCCCAGCCGACGCCGAAGATGGTCCCGCCGACGACGACGTTCCTGTCGAGTGGTTTCAGCCGTCTGCCGTAGGATCTGTCCGTCAGCGGCGCGCTATCGAGCAGATGTGACGCACTGAAGAACGTGATCCCGGTGACGACGGCCGCACCGAACATCACGAACAGCAATCCGAAGTCGACGAACTGCAGGAAACTCAGGACGACTTCCGGACGAGCCATGTGGCTGAACCCGAGTCCGAACCCGAAAACCAGGCCGCCGACGAAGATCAGCGGCAGGAACAGCGGGTGTTGCTCGTGTTCGGCGTTCGTGGTCATGGGACCACCCCCAGCGCCTGGACGATCTGGGCCGTTCCGATCGCGATCAACAGGAACGTCGCGACGCCGACGAACGAGGTGACAGACGCGGAGCCGACGCCGCAGACGCCGTGGCCCGACGTACAGCCCTTCCCGAGGCGGGTGCCGATTCCGATCAGGACGCCGCCGAGAAACAGCCGCCAGGGCTGGACGTCGGTCGTCCAGATCCCGTCTTGGAACGCGAGCGCGTACACCCCGGCCCCGGCGACGATTCCCAGCGTGAACACGATTCGCCAGTCCCGCGACGGTCGATACTCCTGGAACCGCGACAGACTCGAGCCGTACGACAGCGTCGACTCGAGGAACGTACTTGCGCCGGCGATGCGACCCGTTCCGAGGTAGATGACGGCGACGCCGAGCCCGACCAGCAGGCCACCGATCGCGTAGTGGCTGATCCCTTCCGGGAACGGATCGGCGAGTATCGACGCGGCGAGCTCGAGTTCGATCATTACTCGAGTAGAGGTGACGACGGCGTATCAACGCTCCAACCCCGGGGAAAATTGTTTGTATCTCTGACGCCGAAACGACTGGACGTGCGATCGGTTTCGCGTTCTGACGGCGACCGATTGGCAGTACAACGTGGCATGCGGTGACGGTCATCGTGACCTGCCACCGCGGCCGTGGCCGAGCCCGCGTCACGGACCGTCGGACTCGGCCGCGATCAGTTCGTCTTTGCGACCTCGTCGATCCGCTCTGCAGCGTAGCCGAAGACGTCCTGATAGCCGTCCGGCGACATGAGCACGGGGTAAAACGGTTCGTCGGCGACGCGGGCCGTCCCGTCCGCGGCGGCGAACGGATCACCCGGATCGACGCGTTTGAAGTTCTCGACGTACACCTCGTAGCTGTCGGCTCGCTCTTTCGGAATGCAATCGACGAGCCGGTAGGCGGGTAGCTCTCGACTGTCGGTCTCACCGGGGAGCGCGTCGACGGCTCGCAGGAACGCTCGAGCGAGCCGGTAGGCGTTCTCGGCGGCGCGGTCGCTTCCCTGGAGACCACACTCGACTTCGATCGCCTCGACGCGTGTGAACATCCGACCCTCGTCGAACTCGCCACACCCGACGAGCGACCCGACGGGCAGTTGCGAACAGAGCTTCCGTGTCCGCTCGGTGATTCTGTTTACGATCGCGAACGGTTCGCCGTAACTCCGCGTCGAGTGCATCGAGAAAGTGAGCACGCCCGACAGCTCTCGCTCGAGTTCGGCAGCGAGTTGCTTCTCGTGGCTCTCGGCGTTTGGATCCCCGGGGAACGTGCGGTTGAGGTCCTCGTCGACGTATCGCGTCTCACGCGAGAGCGCACGCTCGTTGGCGACGACGAGTTTGACGGGACGGGAAACCGACGGCTCTGCCTCGAGCAACCGCTCGACGGCACGAACGCCACACGGTTCGTCACCGTGAACGCCGGCGAGGACCGCAACCTCCGGCGTTCCCGACCCCAGCTGTTCGACTCTCATTATCCGTTATTTGTCCGGGACGAACAAATGCGATTCGGTTGTGTTCGACCCTCGATGGGTACCGTACTGGTACTTACAGCCCTTCGAGCCTCGAGGCATACTCGAAGTCCGCCTCGCGAGGTGTCGGATGCGTCCCGTCGAGTCGAATCTGCCACCCGTCGATGACGGTCGGTTCCTCCAGGGCGTTCGAAAGCGTTGTTCGCACCTCGAGGACGTCGACGCCGTAGAAGTCGTGGGGGACGTCCCGGAGGTACTGGAGTGCGGTTCGAAACAGCGAGCGCATTCCATCGTCGTTCTCGAAGACGACGTGTTTGTACGCTCCCGCAGCCACTTGCACCATCCCGTGGAGAAACGCGCTCTCGACGGTGCCACGACCGTAGTTGTACCACTCGTCCTCGAAGCAATCGTGGCTCTCGTGGTAGGCCTCGCCGTTGTAGAGGGCGACGCCGTGGACCGTCGCCCGCCGGAGCGTGTCGTGTTCCCAGCGGCCGGCGGACTCGAGCCACCCCGTGGGCGCGGGCGATCCGTCCGGGGGATCGACCGAACGGTCGCGGGTGTGTTCGTCCATAGTCGTCCGTAGCGTCGGTAGACGGGTAACTCCGTCGCCACTTGAGTACGCGGGTAAGCCAAAGCCAAAGCGTTTAGCGTCTCTGGCGATCCTGTATAGACGAATGCAGTACCCACACGGCCGATGCGAGCAGTGTGGCGAACGCCTCTACGAGCACGTCGACGGCGGCTACGTCTGTCACAACTGCGGAACGCGATACTCGGAATCGTACCTCGAGGGCGACGGTGCAGGCGAGAAACGCGAGGCCGATACCGGTGTATCGAGGTAGGAGCGTGTTGGCGAGGCCACCGTTCGATCGGCGACGGAACTGGAAAATCGCGCCATTTAACCGTTATTACCTCCTACTGACGGCTGCGTGCGAGGGTAGCCAAGCGGTCAACGGCGGCGGACTCAAGATCCGCTCCCGTAGGGGTTCGTGGGTTCGATTCCCTCCCCTCGCATCGCAGCGAAGTGCAACCGCGCACGGAGCGAGATGCGGAAGATCCAACGGAGAGATCTTCCCTCGCAAAGATTCTC contains:
- a CDS encoding YeeE/YedE family protein is translated as MIELELAASILADPFPEGISHYAIGGLLVGLGVAVIYLGTGRIAGASTFLESTLSYGSSLSRFQEYRPSRDWRIVFTLGIVAGAGVYALAFQDGIWTTDVQPWRLFLGGVLIGIGTRLGKGCTSGHGVCGVGSASVTSFVGVATFLLIAIGTAQIVQALGVVP
- a CDS encoding succinylglutamate desuccinylase/aspartoacylase domain-containing protein — encoded protein: MRVEQLGSGTPEVAVLAGVHGDEPCGVRAVERLLEAEPSVSRPVKLVVANERALSRETRYVDEDLNRTFPGDPNAESHEKQLAAELERELSGVLTFSMHSTRSYGEPFAIVNRITERTRKLCSQLPVGSLVGCGEFDEGRMFTRVEAIEVECGLQGSDRAAENAYRLARAFLRAVDALPGETDSRELPAYRLVDCIPKERADSYEVYVENFKRVDPGDPFAAADGTARVADEPFYPVLMSPDGYQDVFGYAAERIDEVAKTN
- a CDS encoding YeeE/YedE family protein, which produces MTTNAEHEQHPLFLPLIFVGGLVFGFGLGFSHMARPEVVLSFLQFVDFGLLFVMFGAAVVTGITFFSASHLLDSAPLTDRSYGRRLKPLDRNVVVGGTIFGVGWGLSGICPGAAYASLGIGNYPILWGVAGMFVGAYLQGYVRSTGAGTGTGTSQTADD
- a CDS encoding DUF309 domain-containing protein, producing MDEHTRDRSVDPPDGSPAPTGWLESAGRWEHDTLRRATVHGVALYNGEAYHESHDCFEDEWYNYGRGTVESAFLHGMVQVAAGAYKHVVFENDDGMRSLFRTALQYLRDVPHDFYGVDVLEVRTTLSNALEEPTVIDGWQIRLDGTHPTPREADFEYASRLEGL